GGGGTCGGGCCCAGCGCTTCGCAGCGCTGGGCCCTTTCGTTTGCTTCAGGGCTGGGCGCTCGGCGGGATCGGCGCCAAGGGCTGCGGTCCGCGCCCCGGCAGCGGCAGTCCCGCCCGGCGCCAAGCCGGCACGCCGCCCTGGTAGATCAGCGTGTGCCGCCAGCCCAAGCGGGCGGCCTTCGTCGCCGCGATGCGGCTGCGCACGCAATCGAGGCCGTAGCAGTAGAAGGCCAGGGCGTCGCGCGCCGGATCGAGATCCGGCCACCAGCGCTCGATCAGCACGGTGAGCGAGTCGTCGACGACGTGGGCGGGCAGGGGCGTGGCGCCCGGCAGGTGCTCGCGCGCGAAGTCCCCGTGGCCGCGCAGGTCGAAGAGGGGCAGGCGCGGCTGGCGCTCGTCGGCGAGTGCGGGGTTGCCGGCGCCGAGCAGGGCGCGCATTGCCTCCGTGTCGAGGATGCGCGTCGCCGGCAGCGTGGAGTCGGCCTGCCAGGCCGCCCAGCCACCGAGCTGCACAGCGGCCTTCACGTCGATGAGGCGCAGGAGCAGGTAGCAGAAGCCCGGCAGAGGATCGGCGGCGTCCGCGCCGGCGAAGACGAAGGTCGCCTCGAGGTCCACGCGATCGCGCGGGCGCGGACCGAAGGCCGCGAGGACCGCCCGCGCCGAATCGGGGGGCAGCCAGGCGCCCTCGGCGCTGAGCAGGCGGGCCGGGTCGAAGGCGAGCGCGTGGGGAATGTGCCCCGTCTCGCCAGCCCAGGCCGCCTCGCCGCGCAGGTCGAGGATCTCGGCCGTCCGCGTGTCGCCCATCCGGGCCAAGATCCAGGCGTTGTCCACCGCCAGCCCCGGCCGCGGCGCGGGTGCCGGCAGTGGCGCCGCGAGGGGGGGCGCCGACGTTTCGAGGACGCCGCCTGCCCGGGCCCAGGCCTCGATGCCGTCCGCGAGCACCCGCGGCGGCGCGCAGCCTGCCCACTCGAGCGCCCATAAGGTGCGGCCGATCGCCGGCAGCCCGAGGCCATCCGCATAGAGGAGCAGCGGCGTCTCGCTGCCGATTCCCTGCTCGCCCAGCCAGGCGGCCAGCGGCGCGGGGCTGCCCGCGGCGATTGCCGCGGCGAGCGGCGTCTCGAGGTCGAAGGGCCGCGCCCCCGGCAGATGGCCGCGCGCGAAGGCCTCTGCCGGGCGGAGGTCGAGGGCCAGCGGCTGTTCGGCAGTTGGCAGCCGCGCCAGCTCCCGGGCGCTGATCAGGAGCGCCGGGTAGGCCGGCTGGCGCGCCGGGGCCCGGCCCAGCCAGGGGTAGGGGTCGTCGGGCGTGCGCGTTTGGGCCGGGGCAGGGTCGGCGGCGGCGAGCAAGACCGCGAGAACGAGGAGGGGGATGAGGCGCATGCCCGGATCCTAGGGCCGTCCTGGGGCCGTGGCAAGCCGGCGTTGCCCGCTTGGCAGGGTCCGGAGAAGCTGTTATCATTGACTGAAATTCCGCTGGCCGCGCCATGCCGCGCCGCGGGCGGTCGCCACCACTATCGCAAAGGACTCCGAATGATGGGCTTGCGCCTTGGCTGCGCTCTCCTCGCCCTCGGCTTGCCGGCCCTGGCCGGCGCTCAGCCCAGCCTTGAGTGGGCCGAGACGCGCGACGGCGGCGGCCTCTACGTCGACGAGGCGCGGCTGGCCGTCGTCGACCCCGCGGGCAACCTCGTCCTGGCCGGCACCAGCCACGACGGCGTGGGAGGCCTGGACCTGCTCGTCCTCAAGCTCTCGCGGGCAACCGGCGCCACGCTCTGGGAGCGCCGCCAGCCTTCCTTCGACGGCAACGACATGGCCGTGAGCGCGCTGAGCTGGGACGGGCTCGGCGATCTGCTGCTCGTAGGCTATGTCGTCGGCTGCGTCGGCTGAGGGCACGGCGACGACATCGTCGTCCTGAAGCTGGACGGCGAGACCGGAGAGGTTCTCTGGTTACAGCACTACGCTCCCCCCGGTGATCAGCACGAGACGGCCTACGCGCTGGCCGTCGCGCCGAACGGCGACGCCTTCGTCGCGGGCCGTGCCTACACGGCCGGCCGCCTGGACGACGTGGTCGCCCTGCGCCTGGCCAGCACCGACGGCGAGATCCTCTGGGTGAATCGGGTGGACGCCGGCGGCCGCAACGACCGCGCCTACGCGGCGCTGGTGGACGCGACGGGCGACCTGATCGTCACCGGCACGTCGGTGAACCCGGATGAATCCGCCGACTTCCTCACGCTGAAGCTGGCCGCCGGCGACGGCCAGGTGCTCTGGACCCGCCGCGCCCCGGGCGCCCTCAACAACGAGACGCCGTCGGGCTGGCTGGGCCTGGCCGCGGGGGGCAGCGACGTCTTCATGGCCAACAAGACCTGGCAGACGGGCCACTCCTTCGACGTCGTGCTCGCGCGCTACGCGGGCGCGGACGGCGCCGTCGAGTGGACTCGGCAGATCGACCACGGCGGCGTCGCCGACGACCCGCGGCAGATGATCGTCGACGGCGCCGGCTGGCCGGTGGTGGTGGGCGTCTCGGCGGGGAACTTCATGACGCTGCGCGTCGACCCGGCCACGGGCGACCCGCTCTGGGCGCGCTTCAAGGACGGCCCGATGGGCTGGTACGACATCGCCAATTGCGCGACGGTGGGGCCGGGCGGGCTCATCCTCACGGGGGGCTTCATGGACGGCGGTGCCTCGACCTGGGACGCGGCCGTGGTGGCCTACGAGCCGGCCAGCGGCGACGAAGCCTGGTCGCTCGTGTGGGACGGCGAGGACAGCCTCACCGACGAACTGCGCGCGCTGGCGCAGGGGCCTGGCGGCGAGCTCTACGCCGTGGGCTACAGCTACGCCACGGGCACGGACATGGACATGCTCGCGCTCCAGTACCGCTTCGCGCCCACGGCCGTGGACTCGCCCTGGCTGCCCGCCGCGCTCACCGCGCGCGCCTGGCCGAATCCCTTCCGCGAGTCCGTGCAGCTTCGCTTCGCGCTGCCCGCTGCGGGCGCCTATCGCGCGTCGATCCACGACGCGCAGGGCCGCCTCCTGCGCAGTTTCGCGGGCGAAGGCGCGGCCGGCGAGCAGGGTCTCGCTTGGGACGGCCGCGACGGCGCGGGGCGCGCCCAGCCGGCGGGGCTCTACTTCGTGCGCATCGCCGCGGAGGGCGCCGAGTGGAGCGGACGCCTGCTCAAGCTGCGCTGAGGCGGGGCGGGGAGAGACGCCGCCCCGCTAGTCGCCCATGAGCGCGCTCAGGCTGCGCTTGTAGCCCGCGAAGGCGCTGCGCCCGCTGCGCGTGAGCCGCAGGAGCGTGAGCGGGATCTTGCCACGAAAGGTCTTCTCCACCTCGACGTAGCCCGCCTGCTCCAGCTTGGCGAGATGGCTCGAGAGGTTTCCCTTCGTCAGGCCGCTCTCGCTGAGCAGCCAGAGGAAGTCGGCCTCCTTGACGCCACTGAGCAAGGCGACCAGGCGCAGC
This genomic stretch from bacterium harbors:
- a CDS encoding helix-turn-helix domain-containing protein, whose translation is MSELDRVIHEPARLRLVALLSGVKEADFLWLLSESGLTKGNLSSHLAKLEQAGYVEVEKTFRGKIPLTLLRLTRSGRSAFAGYKRSLSALMGD
- a CDS encoding T9SS type A sorting domain-containing protein, yielding MVALRLASTDGEILWVNRVDAGGRNDRAYAALVDATGDLIVTGTSVNPDESADFLTLKLAAGDGQVLWTRRAPGALNNETPSGWLGLAAGGSDVFMANKTWQTGHSFDVVLARYAGADGAVEWTRQIDHGGVADDPRQMIVDGAGWPVVVGVSAGNFMTLRVDPATGDPLWARFKDGPMGWYDIANCATVGPGGLILTGGFMDGGASTWDAAVVAYEPASGDEAWSLVWDGEDSLTDELRALAQGPGGELYAVGYSYATGTDMDMLALQYRFAPTAVDSPWLPAALTARAWPNPFRESVQLRFALPAAGAYRASIHDAQGRLLRSFAGEGAAGEQGLAWDGRDGAGRAQPAGLYFVRIAAEGAEWSGRLLKLR